In Leptospira congkakensis, one DNA window encodes the following:
- a CDS encoding FMN-binding negative transcriptional regulator: MYIPDHFKMETDFIYQSIEENPFSILVSNNQEEMMATHLPLLLSEDKLSLIGHFAKPNPQSLINGKEVLCIFSGPHCYISPSWYETDRAVPTWNFTAVHVKGILTIEENSEKIHKSLVNLVHRFESKDSKYKIESVDTHYTEGLKKGIVPFEIKITNIEGKQKLSQNHSVERRSLVISNLDLMPGENEKAIASLMKKRLNQ, from the coding sequence GTGTACATTCCCGATCATTTTAAAATGGAAACCGATTTCATTTATCAATCCATCGAGGAAAATCCATTTTCCATCTTAGTTTCCAATAACCAAGAGGAGATGATGGCAACACATTTACCTCTGCTCCTCTCCGAAGATAAACTTTCTTTAATAGGACACTTTGCCAAACCAAATCCACAAAGTCTGATCAATGGCAAAGAAGTTCTATGTATTTTTTCTGGCCCACATTGTTATATATCTCCCTCTTGGTATGAAACAGACCGCGCGGTTCCTACTTGGAATTTTACAGCTGTCCATGTGAAAGGAATTCTGACCATCGAAGAAAATTCCGAAAAAATTCACAAAAGTCTGGTAAACTTGGTTCATCGATTTGAATCCAAAGATTCTAAATACAAAATTGAATCTGTTGACACCCATTATACAGAAGGTTTAAAAAAGGGAATTGTTCCCTTTGAAATCAAAATTACAAATATCGAGGGAAAACAAAAACTGAGCCAAAACCATTCAGTAGAACGTCGTAGTCTCGTGATTTCAAATTTAGATTTGATGCCTGGTGAAAATGAAAAAGCGATTGCATCTTTAATGAAAAAAAGATTAAATCAATAA
- a CDS encoding phytanoyl-CoA dioxygenase family protein, translating into MIDESTKIKSQIETDGYFLFSDYFPLSTIKNLKNILIRSNEEWIKELNHPKNVNSAYLTSTKYTKDVQDRKTLFEFIESDDLLKITNLLFTDPTYFLNTQIFFNPEDPNKLPYWHRDIQYMGIPEEKQFERIKKDFVWHFRIPLEKDPGIWIVPGSHKRWDSEEERNVRLELEGKKNHENLTNQILIPHDPGDLLVFSAHLIHKGNYDQNRFSFDILYTNFPEKKETADVWNHFPEKETQPEDSKKQSIFHLI; encoded by the coding sequence ATGATTGATGAAAGTACAAAGATAAAATCACAAATCGAAACCGATGGTTATTTTTTGTTTTCAGATTATTTCCCTCTCTCTACGATAAAAAATTTAAAAAATATATTAATTCGTTCCAATGAAGAATGGATAAAAGAATTAAATCACCCAAAAAATGTAAACAGTGCGTATCTCACTTCCACAAAATATACCAAGGATGTTCAAGACAGAAAAACACTATTTGAGTTTATAGAATCCGACGATTTACTCAAGATTACAAATCTCTTATTTACAGACCCCACCTACTTTCTCAATACACAAATTTTTTTTAATCCAGAAGATCCAAACAAACTTCCATATTGGCATAGGGACATCCAATACATGGGTATCCCCGAAGAAAAACAATTTGAACGAATTAAAAAAGATTTTGTTTGGCACTTTCGCATTCCTTTGGAAAAAGATCCTGGAATATGGATCGTTCCGGGTTCTCACAAACGTTGGGATTCAGAAGAAGAAAGAAATGTTCGTTTGGAATTAGAAGGCAAAAAAAATCATGAGAACCTCACAAACCAAATCCTTATACCCCACGATCCAGGGGATCTGTTAGTATTTTCCGCTCATCTCATCCACAAAGGAAACTATGATCAAAATCGTTTTTCTTTTGATATCTTATACACAAATTTTCCAGAGAAGAAAGAAACTGCAGACGTGTGGAATCACTTCCCGGAGAAAGAAACCCAGCCAGAAGATTCTAAAAAACAATCCATCTTTCACTTGATTTAA
- a CDS encoding NAD(P)/FAD-dependent oxidoreductase: MKLELNVRVTPEIASNPDNLLQFVSKQNKIPKADIKHIECTSRSIDARQRNVVFQLRLDVYVNEDFIPLEFPIPNFPNVSLEEPVIIIGAGPAGLFAALRILELGKKPIILERGKNVKERVEDLRGINVHHIVNEDSNYCFGEGGAGTYSDGKLYTRSKKRGNIKKVLEYLVCFGATKQILVDAHPHIGTNKLPRIIQNIRESILSAGGEIHFKTRITDLILSGNSITGVKSASGDKWMARNVIIATGHSGREMFQLLYEKGIQIQTKPLAIGVRVEHPQSLIDSIQYHCDVKNPLLPASEYSLVKQINGRGVYSFCMCPGGVIAPCATKPGEVVTNGWSSAERSRPTANSGIVVELRFDDFKPFDSYGVFSALQYQSSIEQKAFVMNGGTQKAPAQRMVDFTKDIVSNDLPKTSYTPGLVSVSLSELLPPLIADSLKKGFREFESSMKGYFTNEAIIHAPETRTSSPIQVPRNPETLEHIHIKGLFPCGEGAGYAGGIVSAAIDGMKCAEAALTGSFTK; this comes from the coding sequence TTGAAACTTGAATTAAATGTAAGAGTCACACCTGAGATTGCATCCAATCCAGACAATTTGTTGCAATTTGTATCCAAACAAAACAAAATCCCAAAAGCCGATATCAAACATATTGAATGCACTTCACGTTCTATTGATGCAAGACAAAGAAATGTTGTTTTTCAATTGCGATTGGATGTTTACGTAAACGAAGACTTTATCCCTTTAGAATTTCCAATTCCCAATTTTCCCAATGTCAGTTTAGAAGAACCTGTGATCATCATAGGTGCAGGTCCCGCAGGATTATTTGCCGCCTTACGTATATTAGAGCTTGGAAAAAAACCTATCATCCTTGAACGCGGAAAAAATGTCAAAGAACGTGTGGAAGACTTACGCGGAATCAATGTCCATCATATTGTTAATGAAGATTCCAATTATTGTTTTGGAGAAGGTGGGGCTGGAACCTATTCCGATGGAAAACTTTATACAAGATCCAAAAAACGCGGAAACATAAAAAAAGTTCTGGAATATTTAGTTTGTTTTGGTGCCACCAAACAAATACTAGTTGATGCACATCCTCATATTGGAACCAATAAACTTCCACGTATCATCCAAAACATTCGAGAAAGTATACTTTCTGCTGGTGGAGAAATTCATTTCAAAACACGGATCACCGACTTGATTCTTTCTGGAAATTCTATCACTGGTGTGAAGTCGGCTTCTGGTGACAAATGGATGGCAAGAAATGTAATCATCGCAACTGGTCATTCTGGTCGAGAAATGTTCCAACTCCTTTATGAAAAAGGAATTCAAATCCAAACCAAACCTCTTGCCATCGGTGTTCGTGTGGAACATCCACAAAGTTTGATTGATTCCATCCAATACCATTGTGATGTCAAAAATCCACTACTCCCCGCTTCTGAATATTCCCTTGTGAAACAAATCAACGGCAGAGGTGTTTATAGTTTTTGTATGTGTCCAGGAGGAGTGATTGCTCCTTGTGCCACAAAACCTGGTGAAGTTGTTACCAACGGTTGGTCTAGTGCAGAACGTTCTCGTCCTACTGCCAATTCGGGAATCGTCGTTGAACTTAGATTTGACGATTTCAAACCTTTTGATTCCTACGGAGTCTTTTCTGCTCTCCAATATCAATCTTCTATTGAACAAAAAGCTTTTGTAATGAATGGTGGAACTCAAAAAGCCCCAGCACAGCGAATGGTAGATTTTACAAAAGATATCGTTTCAAACGACCTTCCAAAAACTTCTTATACACCTGGACTTGTATCCGTTTCCCTCTCTGAATTATTACCGCCACTCATAGCAGACTCTCTCAAAAAAGGATTCCGAGAATTTGAATCCTCAATGAAAGGATACTTCACAAACGAAGCCATCATTCATGCACCTGAAACACGTACATCTTCTCCTATCCAAGTTCCGAGAAATCCAGAAACATTAGAACACATTCATATCAAAGGATTATTTCCTTGTGGTGAAGGTGCGGGTTATGCAGGGGGGATTGTATCTGCTGCCATTGATGGAATGAAATGTGCAGAAGCAGCACTCACCGGCAGTTTTACAAAATAA
- a CDS encoding DinB family protein, with protein sequence MKDFFLRNNAYHIWATNLLYESIDTISDTDYKKDVGLFFKSIHGTLNHLLLVEKVWYSRLVGEIYIPTSLGEEIEHNRQTLKTRMIQSLELWESWLTGLDNSLWNTIFRYKTMRGFEAELIFSDVVQHNFNHRTHHRGQITAAITSLGGKSPEIDFVYYLQTKGK encoded by the coding sequence ATGAAAGATTTTTTCTTAAGGAACAATGCTTATCATATTTGGGCCACAAATCTTCTCTATGAATCAATAGATACTATTTCAGATACAGACTACAAAAAAGATGTAGGATTATTTTTTAAATCTATACATGGAACTCTGAACCATTTACTACTTGTCGAAAAAGTTTGGTATTCGCGTCTTGTTGGAGAAATTTATATCCCAACATCATTAGGTGAAGAAATCGAACACAATCGCCAAACATTAAAAACACGTATGATTCAAAGTTTAGAATTATGGGAGTCTTGGTTAACTGGTCTCGACAATTCTCTTTGGAATACAATCTTCCGTTATAAAACCATGAGAGGATTTGAAGCAGAACTAATTTTCAGTGATGTGGTGCAGCATAACTTCAACCACAGAACACATCATAGGGGGCAAATTACTGCCGCCATTACTTCTTTAGGCGGCAAATCGCCAGAAATCGATTTTGTTTATTACCTCCAAACCAAAGGAAAATAA
- a CDS encoding GNAT family N-acetyltransferase — protein sequence MKIRQANYKDVSKISPVFDEYRQFYGQTTNITGANRFLQDRMEHAQSIIFVAEDPNTGEITGFTQLYPVFSSISMQRSYILNDLYVKKDFRKQGIAKQLIAEVKSFTKSNSGKGLELSTSTHNKDARALYTKEGFEQETEFLTYFWKSV from the coding sequence ATGAAAATAAGACAAGCTAACTACAAAGACGTTTCCAAAATCTCTCCCGTATTCGACGAATACAGACAATTTTATGGACAAACAACCAACATAACAGGTGCAAATCGCTTCCTTCAAGACAGAATGGAACATGCACAGTCCATTATTTTTGTGGCAGAGGATCCAAACACAGGCGAAATCACGGGATTCACTCAGTTATATCCAGTGTTTTCTTCTATTTCCATGCAAAGATCCTACATCCTAAATGATCTTTATGTGAAAAAAGATTTTCGTAAACAGGGAATCGCCAAACAACTAATTGCAGAAGTTAAATCTTTCACAAAATCCAATTCTGGTAAGGGTTTGGAACTTTCCACGTCCACACACAACAAAGATGCCCGTGCCTTGTATACAAAAGAAGGGTTCGAACAAGAAACAGAATTTTTAACTTATTTTTGGAAATCTGTTTAA
- a CDS encoding DUF2079 domain-containing protein: MKQLRYHLPSFIIWMVVFYFLSERSIFRYKHMGAGVDIGLFENLFYNLVHYDKAVTSIGMNEMSHHYFSDHINWYIYPLSLLYRFFPYVESLLIFQALVLSSPILILPLFQKDNLSKWIYPLLYALFLPIYWIQIFDFHPEVLWIPLFFLFYYFWKQQSSYWILFFILSLLTKEESALVWIVFSLIEENSKKGERIFIGIVSIVYFIFSIILLSQLNEVSNGMPRPAHWERYQNPIVALQYFHLFPYLFLFLNIPFLFLQFRNKLILCLVPYLFYSLFSSYEVNKTPFTHHSFIAVPIILISFIEGIKTLNEKNKYIAKYLSLFVSILIFGFFGPSSKSYSYRKDFLNPGVSEMDVKILRGLLEGKSIVSNVPQYLSNRTTVQLFLPNHEYTADYFVFYTFPKNTQIPNIPKHYQWEQTIEKQIQIYKRTEN; this comes from the coding sequence ATGAAACAACTCCGTTACCATTTACCGTCCTTCATTATCTGGATGGTGGTATTTTATTTTTTATCAGAAAGATCCATCTTTCGTTACAAACATATGGGCGCTGGAGTTGATATTGGTCTTTTTGAAAATCTGTTCTATAACTTAGTCCATTACGACAAGGCAGTCACATCCATCGGAATGAATGAAATGTCTCATCATTATTTTTCCGATCATATCAATTGGTATATTTATCCCCTTTCGTTATTGTATAGATTCTTTCCTTATGTAGAAAGCCTACTGATCTTCCAAGCTTTAGTACTCAGTTCACCCATTTTAATTTTACCACTTTTTCAAAAAGATAATCTATCGAAATGGATCTATCCACTGTTATATGCATTATTTCTTCCGATATACTGGATTCAAATTTTCGATTTCCATCCCGAAGTCCTTTGGATTCCGTTGTTTTTTTTATTCTATTATTTCTGGAAACAACAGTCATCTTATTGGATTTTATTTTTCATTCTAAGTTTACTAACAAAAGAAGAATCTGCTTTGGTTTGGATTGTATTTTCGTTGATCGAAGAAAATTCGAAAAAAGGAGAAAGGATATTCATAGGAATTGTATCCATTGTTTATTTTATTTTCTCTATCATTCTACTAAGCCAACTGAATGAAGTAAGTAATGGAATGCCTAGACCTGCACACTGGGAAAGATATCAAAACCCGATAGTTGCTCTACAATACTTTCATTTGTTTCCTTATTTATTTCTATTTTTAAACATACCCTTTTTATTTTTACAGTTTAGAAATAAACTCATCCTTTGTTTGGTTCCCTATTTGTTTTATTCTCTTTTTTCCTCTTATGAAGTGAACAAAACACCATTCACCCATCATAGTTTTATTGCAGTTCCAATCATTCTCATTAGTTTTATCGAAGGCATTAAAACTCTTAATGAAAAAAACAAATATATCGCTAAATATTTATCACTATTCGTTTCCATTCTAATATTCGGTTTTTTTGGTCCAAGCTCCAAATCATATTCTTACAGAAAAGATTTTTTGAATCCAGGTGTTTCTGAGATGGATGTAAAAATATTACGTGGATTATTAGAAGGAAAATCGATCGTCTCAAACGTTCCGCAATACCTCTCTAACCGAACTACAGTTCAACTATTTCTACCAAACCACGAGTATACGGCAGATTATTTTGTATTTTATACATTCCCCAAAAACACTCAAATCCCAAACATACCCAAGCATTATCAATGGGAACAAACGATAGAAAAGCAGATACAAATCTACAAACGTACCGAAAATTGA
- the chrA gene encoding chromate efflux transporter, with amino-acid sequence MKTKPKKYFEVFFTALKLGCTSFGGPIAHLSYFHDEYVTKKKWISAQVYADLVALCQFLPGPASSQVGMAIGLSRAGLIGAILSWIGFTLPSAIILILFGLGMSEIDISAHKNWLHGLKVVAVAVVAQAILGMGKKLCPDKERITIAVVTSVILLFFSSVFLQVLVLIASGVIGIIFFKPSSDLPHEPLHKGNKNLSILFIVLFFVLLFLLPFLREIYPDQRIKLLDSFYRAGSLVFGGGHVVLPLLQAEVVPSGWVNNDLFLAGYGLSNAIPGPLFAFSSYLGAVSSLKPNAWPGAILCLVAAFLPSFLLIVGVLPFWEKLRTNPSVKKSMLGVNAAVVGILLAALYQPVWTSAVFTGKDFALAASGFLLLEYWKIPSWAVVLITVGVSLFLY; translated from the coding sequence ATGAAAACAAAACCCAAAAAATATTTTGAAGTATTTTTCACTGCATTAAAACTCGGATGTACTTCGTTTGGTGGTCCCATTGCCCACTTAAGTTATTTTCACGATGAGTATGTAACCAAAAAAAAATGGATCAGTGCCCAAGTTTATGCGGACTTGGTTGCCCTTTGTCAGTTTCTTCCTGGACCTGCCAGTAGCCAAGTGGGTATGGCCATTGGACTTTCACGTGCAGGTCTCATCGGTGCTATCCTTTCTTGGATTGGTTTTACTTTACCATCGGCAATCATCCTCATTCTTTTTGGACTTGGAATGTCTGAGATAGATATTAGCGCACATAAAAATTGGCTTCATGGTTTAAAAGTAGTAGCTGTCGCAGTCGTTGCGCAAGCCATCTTAGGTATGGGTAAAAAACTTTGTCCAGATAAAGAACGAATCACAATTGCAGTAGTAACAAGCGTTATTCTTTTATTCTTTAGTTCCGTTTTCCTCCAAGTATTGGTTCTGATCGCATCCGGAGTCATTGGGATTATTTTTTTCAAACCATCTTCTGATTTACCACACGAACCTTTACACAAAGGAAACAAAAATCTAAGTATTTTATTTATAGTTTTGTTTTTTGTATTATTATTTTTACTTCCATTTTTAAGAGAAATTTACCCCGACCAAAGAATCAAACTATTGGATAGTTTTTACAGAGCCGGCTCACTCGTATTTGGTGGAGGGCACGTAGTGCTTCCTCTTTTACAAGCTGAAGTAGTTCCTTCAGGTTGGGTAAATAATGATCTTTTCCTAGCAGGGTATGGACTATCTAATGCGATCCCAGGTCCATTATTTGCTTTTAGTAGTTATTTAGGTGCCGTTTCCAGTCTAAAACCAAATGCATGGCCAGGAGCTATTCTTTGTTTGGTGGCAGCATTTTTGCCTTCTTTTCTTTTGATTGTAGGTGTTTTACCATTTTGGGAAAAACTGAGAACAAATCCCTCTGTCAAAAAATCAATGCTCGGTGTCAATGCGGCTGTCGTAGGAATTCTATTGGCTGCTCTCTACCAACCCGTTTGGACAAGTGCCGTTTTTACAGGAAAGGACTTTGCTCTAGCTGCTTCCGGATTTTTACTTCTAGAATATTGGAAAATTCCATCGTGGGCAGTTGTATTGATCACCGTTGGTGTTAGTTTATTTCTTTATTAA
- a CDS encoding LBF_2127 family putative lipoprotein, whose product MRSFVYNLILIFLLIHCSVDLRQVPPPSPNGNTNRTQTNLPLVIGKFEILSADRGVYTDAWRMAFKGHLTSSGLFPNVVTDLDPKTTSDFYTIDVEMKTHYEDKYNWWYTFPALWPFTGVWPIQYRIADYKVEFKYILYKNKTLIKEETITKNGNTDEFLYGLYRVRNFHRMIEETNLEAVRTCIQSLSESL is encoded by the coding sequence ATGAGATCTTTTGTTTATAATCTAATATTAATTTTTTTACTCATTCACTGTTCCGTTGATTTGCGCCAGGTTCCACCGCCTTCTCCCAACGGAAATACAAACCGAACACAAACGAACCTTCCTTTAGTGATTGGTAAATTTGAAATCCTTTCAGCAGATCGGGGTGTATACACAGATGCTTGGAGAATGGCTTTTAAAGGACACCTAACATCCTCAGGATTGTTTCCAAATGTTGTCACCGACCTGGACCCAAAAACGACATCTGATTTTTATACAATCGATGTAGAAATGAAAACTCATTACGAAGACAAATATAATTGGTGGTATACTTTTCCTGCTTTGTGGCCTTTTACGGGAGTCTGGCCTATTCAATATAGAATTGCAGATTACAAAGTGGAATTCAAATATATATTATATAAAAACAAAACTCTCATCAAAGAAGAGACCATTACCAAAAATGGAAATACAGATGAATTCTTATACGGATTGTATAGAGTTCGTAACTTTCATCGTATGATTGAAGAAACTAATTTAGAAGCTGTTAGAACATGTATTCAAAGTTTATCCGAATCATTATAA
- a CDS encoding TolC family protein, translating into MIRFYLIIFLSSFVILPTSYIWPDAVDFYDLPKLVGEKSYELKLKEMEIERKKVDIDSKNLRYLPAVNLDHSPFFESLRGDGYNRKGWSTSLNLNWNFQDQGNTVLTNMILELEYERLLLEYKALYQKELFDQAFQYAETLKLLAFYDYDFSNETGADKQFQSVQKLYKQGIESYLVTQNSKVDYFFYKYNVTKSRLDQQKSQSVFRRKFLLKDVVLKQIPEREYKILPLESTLSEYEKNLTDLNFDLILTVNQVKILEVQKLVRFNELWVPDFFVNVYNQSSRESFSGLSGTWSNSMEVYDYSRNDFSRYARSSDADFNVGGNFGFKFPLFNRWLSKNEYDKSKVEIKLAKSHSQFLKENTGLYLFELIQQHNNLVELYDISRESKRIAEENYQIMEKAYKTGSASVIELQTVDRRLRDVMRNEIQNRYDLIQLRLQIGLLLGDTMKFLNN; encoded by the coding sequence GTGATTCGTTTTTATTTAATTATATTTTTATCTTCCTTTGTCATTTTGCCAACTTCCTATATTTGGCCAGATGCGGTGGATTTTTATGATCTGCCAAAGTTAGTTGGTGAGAAGTCATATGAATTGAAACTCAAGGAAATGGAAATTGAACGTAAAAAGGTTGATATTGACTCTAAAAATTTACGTTATTTGCCAGCGGTTAATTTAGACCATTCACCATTTTTTGAGTCACTGCGAGGGGATGGTTATAACAGGAAAGGTTGGAGTACATCCTTAAATCTCAATTGGAATTTTCAAGACCAAGGCAATACAGTTCTTACGAATATGATTTTGGAATTGGAATACGAACGGTTGTTATTGGAGTATAAGGCTTTATATCAAAAAGAATTATTTGATCAAGCTTTTCAATATGCCGAAACTCTCAAATTATTAGCATTTTATGATTATGATTTTTCTAATGAAACTGGTGCAGATAAACAATTTCAATCAGTGCAAAAATTATATAAACAAGGAATTGAATCTTATTTAGTAACGCAAAACTCTAAAGTGGATTATTTCTTTTATAAATACAACGTAACAAAATCTAGGTTGGACCAACAAAAGAGCCAATCAGTATTTAGAAGAAAGTTTTTATTGAAAGATGTGGTTCTAAAACAAATTCCGGAACGTGAATATAAAATCCTTCCTTTAGAATCTACTTTATCTGAGTACGAAAAGAATTTAACTGATTTGAATTTTGATCTAATTCTGACTGTTAATCAAGTTAAGATTTTGGAAGTACAAAAGTTGGTTCGGTTTAACGAACTATGGGTTCCTGATTTTTTTGTGAATGTATACAATCAGTCTAGTCGAGAATCTTTTTCAGGGCTTAGTGGAACTTGGTCAAACTCTATGGAAGTTTACGATTATAGTCGAAATGATTTTAGTCGGTATGCAAGATCATCCGACGCAGATTTTAATGTTGGTGGAAATTTTGGATTTAAGTTTCCTTTGTTCAATCGTTGGTTGTCGAAAAACGAATATGATAAATCTAAAGTCGAAATCAAATTAGCCAAATCACACTCTCAATTTTTAAAAGAAAACACTGGTTTGTATCTTTTTGAACTTATCCAACAACATAACAATCTTGTTGAATTGTATGATATTTCTCGCGAAAGCAAACGAATTGCTGAAGAAAACTATCAAATTATGGAAAAAGCTTATAAAACAGGATCCGCTTCCGTAATTGAATTGCAAACAGTTGATAGGCGACTTCGTGATGTGATGCGAAACGAAATTCAAAATCGATATGATTTAATCCAACTTAGATTGCAAATAGGTCTCCTTTTGGGAGACACTATGAAGTTTTTAAATAATTAA